The Desulfotomaculum sp. genome includes the window CTTTGGTCAATTCGAAAAACTAACCGAGCATTTTATTGAATTAGCTGGAATCAACACCAAAGAGCAACGTGTAGACTCCACGCAAATGATGACTAATATCAAATTAGCCGGCCGGTTGTCATTAGCATATGACGTGTTGTCCCAGGCAGTGAATGCCTGCCCTCCGGAACTCCTTACAGATTCCTTGAAGCAAATGCTGGAACCCGCGTACAAAACTAAAGTCTTATACCGCTCCAGGGGCAGCGAAGCACAAAAACGGATCCAAGAGATAATCGATCTGGGAATCGAACTGATTTCTAACATCAAATTTAACCCGAGCATTGGCAAATTGCATGCCATGGCGGTTCTCCAGCGATTTATCGAAGAACAGGCTGTCTTCAATAGTGAAAAGAAGACCTGGGAAGCTAAAGCAAATAAAGACATTAAAGCAGACTCCCTGCAATCAGCTTATGATCCGGATGTGACCTATCGNNNNNNNNNNNNNNNNNNNNNNNNNNNNNNNNNNNNNNNNNNNNNNNNNNNNNNNNNNNNNNNNNNNNNNNNNNNNNNNNNNNNNNNNNNNNNNNNNNNNNNNNNNNNNNNNNNNNNNNNNNNNNNNNNNNNNNNNNNNNNNNNNNNNNNNNNNNNNNNNNNNNNNNNNNNNNNNNNNNNNNNNNNNNNNNNNNNNNNNNNNNNNNNNNNNNNNNNNNNNNNNNNNNNNCCGACTTTTACGTCGATGGCGGTTACTTCAGCGCAGGAGTAGAAAAACAGGCGCAAGACACTGGAATTACAATGCACTATACAGACATGACCGGGAAAAAACCAGATCATGAAAAGCTTCCGCTGACCGCATTTAAAATTAAA containing:
- a CDS encoding transposase; translation: MTNIKLAGRLSLAYDVLSQAVNACPPELLTDSLKQMLEPAYKTKVLYRSRGSEAQKRIQEIIDLGIELISNIKFNPSIGKLHAMAVLQRFIEEQAVFNSEKKTWEAKANKDIKADSLQSAYDPDVTYR